From the Rhodopirellula bahusiensis genome, one window contains:
- a CDS encoding ribonuclease H family protein yields MMDPLQSLEEFASMASEFGDPDFNPAPTKPRSSFLLVVSAHSTSLTDGRWQFVIETSDGQPVMEADDQEFGDLNRLSLLAAVRGLEAIDGPSGITLLSHNRYLIRSLTDSLPRWRRSDFVWDHFGRRVEVQHADLWRRVDHALGIHEVQACLVTSRLVSRKPEQVTPDGAIPAAEVEDSVARTSTKLKDDWSRIDHSHAGPPAPKSSRTVPTANDRLRDWLLSTAVSANGIKRSNPIKTS; encoded by the coding sequence ATGATGGATCCTTTGCAATCCCTCGAAGAATTCGCGTCGATGGCGTCCGAATTCGGCGACCCTGATTTCAATCCCGCACCTACGAAACCTCGCTCCTCATTCCTGTTGGTCGTTTCGGCGCACAGCACATCGTTGACCGATGGTCGTTGGCAATTCGTGATCGAGACCTCCGACGGCCAGCCCGTGATGGAAGCGGACGATCAAGAGTTCGGCGACCTGAATCGGCTTTCCTTGTTGGCCGCCGTTCGCGGTCTTGAGGCAATCGATGGGCCATCCGGAATCACATTGCTCAGTCACAACCGATACCTGATTCGTTCCCTCACTGATTCCTTGCCGCGATGGCGACGAAGCGATTTTGTATGGGATCACTTCGGCCGTCGCGTCGAAGTCCAGCATGCTGATCTTTGGCGACGTGTCGACCACGCTCTCGGAATCCACGAGGTTCAAGCCTGCTTGGTGACGTCTCGTTTGGTCAGCCGAAAACCGGAACAAGTCACCCCTGACGGTGCAATCCCTGCGGCTGAGGTGGAAGACTCGGTTGCCCGCACATCCACCAAGCTGAAGGACGATTGGTCGCGAATTGACCATTCCCACGCTGGTCCGCCAGCACCGAAATCCAGTCGTACCGTCCCGACCGCGAACGATCGTCTCCGCGATTGGTTGTTGAGTACCGCGGTCTCGGCAAACGGAATCAAGCGATCCAACCCGATTAAAACGTCCTGA
- a CDS encoding type III pantothenate kinase: MADEQSSANEQQLQDESSCDVVMVRVGIDVGNTAIKVVTQSSPTDGKAKASHDRGPLLRSISLRDPEWITKCVEHLRLLAEQLSGCESSDCESVCYDVRVASVNRGSAEPLVVALDEAFFNCIRVRFVTHEDVAMAIDVSFPERVGIDRLLGAEAAFRRHEAPLIVVDAGTTVTVDFVSAEGIFRGGAILPGLEMQTAALAAGTDALPKLDWASHRCREMPEGPGRDTVAAMRLGVLASVAGAVERLLRIYGGAATLVVTGGDAGCLVDALPAECDAVEEPHLVAQALLDLLPLE, encoded by the coding sequence ATGGCAGACGAGCAATCTTCGGCGAATGAGCAACAACTCCAAGACGAGTCGTCTTGCGATGTCGTAATGGTGCGAGTTGGCATTGATGTCGGAAACACCGCCATCAAAGTTGTCACGCAGTCATCGCCCACCGATGGGAAAGCGAAAGCCAGCCACGATCGCGGACCGTTGTTGCGATCCATCTCTCTGCGTGATCCGGAATGGATCACCAAGTGCGTCGAGCATTTGAGATTGCTGGCCGAGCAATTGTCTGGATGTGAATCGAGTGACTGCGAGTCGGTTTGCTACGACGTTCGCGTCGCGAGCGTGAACCGAGGTTCGGCGGAGCCGCTGGTGGTCGCCCTAGACGAAGCGTTTTTCAACTGCATTCGCGTTCGATTCGTGACTCACGAAGACGTTGCGATGGCGATTGACGTGAGTTTTCCTGAGCGTGTCGGGATCGATCGATTGCTGGGCGCGGAAGCTGCGTTCCGCCGCCACGAGGCACCATTGATCGTTGTTGATGCGGGGACCACCGTGACGGTTGATTTCGTTTCAGCGGAAGGGATTTTTCGCGGCGGTGCGATCTTGCCCGGATTGGAAATGCAAACCGCTGCTCTTGCGGCAGGAACGGATGCGCTTCCGAAACTGGATTGGGCGTCGCATCGTTGTCGCGAAATGCCAGAAGGACCCGGCCGAGACACAGTCGCGGCGATGAGACTGGGCGTTCTCGCGTCGGTCGCGGGAGCCGTTGAGCGGTTGCTTCGAATTTACGGTGGTGCCGCGACTTTGGTTGTCACCGGTGGTGACGCGGGGTGCCTGGTGGATGCTTTGCCCGCGGAGTGTGATGCGGTCGAGGAACCGCACTTGGTTGCTCAGGCGCTGCTGGATCTGCTGCCGCTCGAATAG